Genomic DNA from Lactococcus garvieae:
ATTGGAATAATTGTAGATTTTTACACCATGCTTATGTAGATAGTTGGCATAATACTGTGTCGCCCGAAAAATAAATGGATGGTCAGGCATATCTGGTATCATAATTTTTACATCTACACCTGAATTTGCTGCTGCCACAAGTGCTGCTATCATAGAATCATCGGGGATTAGGTAAGGAGACTGAAGCCAAATGTAATCTTCGGCATCCATAATCATTTTCATGAACCCTGTGCGCAAAATTTTATGGTCGCTTTCTGGGCCATTGGCTACAATCTGAATATCCACACTTCCTTCTTGCTCTGGTACCACAAAATAATCGGCTTTTCGATCTAGCTTATCTTGGGGGTCTTTAACAGAAACATTCCAATCTCGAATAAAAGTTTCTTGTAGTCCAAATGCTGCTGTTCCAACAATTCGCCCATGTGTGTCACGCCAAAAACCAAATTTTTTGCTGTTATAAATATATTGATCACCTACATTAAAACCACCTGTCCAACCCACTTGCCCGTCAATGACAACAATTTTGCGGTGCAGGTGATAGTTGAGCCGAGTTTTCATCAAAGTATTACGGGACGTAATGAAAGCTGTAACTTTTCCACCTGCATCTTCTAAAGGTTTAAAGAAATCTTTTTTGGTTTTTCCACCCCATGGGTCATAAATAACTCTAACTTCAAGGCCTTCTTTAGCCTTAGTAATCAGATGATCTCGAAAAATGGTTCCAATCTTATCATTGAAGAATGCATAATACTCCACGTGGATATTATCCTTAGCATTTTTTATATCTTCAAATAACGCCGCAAATTTTTCTTCCCCATCAAGATAAAAATCTACTGAATTTCCCCGACATAATGGCGTTCGCTCCATATTATTAAAATAACGCTTAAGCAACTTCTCATGAGGCGTCATGTCTTTCGGTCCAAATTTTTGATTGTTTTCATGAACACGTTGGCCCAGAAGAGCTAAATTGTACTTATTCTCTTCTTCAAAACGTCGGACAGTTGTACGATCAAGGCCGCGACCTAAAAAGAGGTACCCGAGAAATCCGATACCTGGTAAAAAAACCAGAAACATGAACCATGCTAAAATACTAGCAATAGACCGAGGCTTACGAAAAATCGTCACAAGCGCCAGCACCGTATTGATCGTTATCAGTGTTCCAATAAAACTATAAATTGTCGCAAGTGACATATATACTTCTCCTAAAATAAAACTCTATATAATAATATTCATTCAATTATACCAAAATTGGAAAAATATTAAATACCGTATGGACATATAATTTTCCTTGTATAAATTGAACTGCATTAAAACAAAAAAAAACACCAGAAACCTGATGTTTTAAAACTATATAATAAGTATATATTAACGTTTTGAGCAATAACAAGACCTAGAGTTAGGATTTTCTATACTTTAAAATCCCTTCTTATCAATATTTTTTTATTTTTGAAAGTTTTGGAAATGGATATTTATTGATGAATTGGGGAGACTTTACCACCAATTTACACCATTATTTTCACTAAATTGTTTTTATCCTTGTTCATACTTGACAGTCCCTTTGGTAAAATGTTAAAATAAAAATAACTCAGTGGTCCTATCGAGATACATTTAAGGAGGTATATTGTGAGACTTTATAAAAGCGTTCGTTTGGCTGCTGTCACTTCTACATGGGCAGATGATTTAATAGCTTGGAAACAAGAACAATTAGATGAACAAATGAAAGATGATTTATTGGGAAAAGCTGAAGAAAATCTACTCGAGTCTTACCCCTTTCTTAATGGTATCTCAAGAAATATATCCTTTAAAGTCAGCTTCTCCAGTATAGTAGAAATGTGTTACAGAAATACAGAAAATTATAGCCTTGAGGACTGGAAAAATATAGCTCAAAAAATGGAAACTTTCCAGCATTCATCTGCTGAAACTAGCAATACGCCCAAATTATATTTAGATGATTATGTTTGGCAAGGGTTAGAGAACTATCAACGTAAGCTTATGGGGGAAGGTAACAAAAGAATTCTGAGACTTTCCTATATTATAAAGTTGGTTCTTTTTGCTGGCTGGTTAGAATATATGGAGGAAAAGTAAAACAATT
This window encodes:
- the cls gene encoding cardiolipin synthase; this translates as MSLATIYSFIGTLITINTVLALVTIFRKPRSIASILAWFMFLVFLPGIGFLGYLFLGRGLDRTTVRRFEEENKYNLALLGQRVHENNQKFGPKDMTPHEKLLKRYFNNMERTPLCRGNSVDFYLDGEEKFAALFEDIKNAKDNIHVEYYAFFNDKIGTIFRDHLITKAKEGLEVRVIYDPWGGKTKKDFFKPLEDAGGKVTAFITSRNTLMKTRLNYHLHRKIVVIDGQVGWTGGFNVGDQYIYNSKKFGFWRDTHGRIVGTAAFGLQETFIRDWNVSVKDPQDKLDRKADYFVVPEQEGSVDIQIVANGPESDHKILRTGFMKMIMDAEDYIWLQSPYLIPDDSMIAALVAAANSGVDVKIMIPDMPDHPFIFRATQYYANYLHKHGVKIYNYSNGFLHSKTLVMDGKLGVFGTTNQDIRSYELNFEISAFCYDEGVAEEMTRTFEKDMENSCLLTDELISRQSLWLKFKQNFSRLLSPIL